In one Polycladomyces zharkentensis genomic region, the following are encoded:
- a CDS encoding ABC transporter ATP-binding protein gives MTPVIEMTDVSWKRENQTILHQINWQVREGEHWAILGLNGSGKTTLLNIINGYIWPTKGSVCVLGHKFGEVDLRELRKSIGWVSSSLQERIYGNDRAQDIVVSGKYASIGLYEKPSEEDYVRATQLMEQLGCGHLVDRSYQSCSQGEKQKLLIARALMASPKLLILDEPCSGLDFLSREALLTSISQLAAKPDAPHMLFVTHHIEEIAPVFTHTLLIRRGRVFTKGRSQHVLNSSTLSAFFETPVQVEWRNDRAWLSIP, from the coding sequence TTGACGCCTGTCATTGAAATGACCGATGTTTCCTGGAAGAGAGAGAATCAAACCATCCTTCATCAAATCAATTGGCAGGTTCGCGAGGGAGAACACTGGGCGATACTGGGCCTGAACGGTTCCGGAAAAACGACGTTACTCAATATCATCAACGGATACATATGGCCCACAAAAGGGAGTGTTTGCGTGCTGGGTCACAAGTTTGGAGAAGTAGATTTAAGGGAACTGCGCAAATCGATTGGGTGGGTCAGTTCTTCTTTGCAGGAAAGAATATACGGGAACGACCGTGCCCAAGACATTGTGGTCAGCGGAAAGTATGCTTCGATCGGTTTGTACGAAAAACCAAGCGAAGAAGATTATGTTCGGGCCACACAGCTGATGGAACAATTGGGGTGCGGCCATTTGGTCGATCGTTCGTACCAAAGTTGTTCACAAGGCGAAAAACAGAAACTGCTCATCGCCCGTGCGTTGATGGCCTCCCCCAAACTGCTCATTCTGGACGAACCGTGCAGCGGACTTGATTTTCTTTCAAGAGAAGCACTGTTGACCAGTATCAGTCAATTGGCTGCAAAACCGGACGCACCCCACATGCTGTTTGTGACCCATCATATTGAAGAGATCGCTCCCGTTTTTACCCATACATTATTGATCCGCCGTGGCCGTGTATTTACAAAAGGAAGGTCGCAGCATGTGTTAAACAGCTCTACCCTGTCGGCTTTTTTTGAAACTCCTGTTCAAGTAGAATGGCGAAACGATCGGGCATGGCTTTCCATTCCTTGA
- a CDS encoding homogentisate 1,2-dioxygenase, giving the protein MPFYRRMGEIPHKRHVQFRKDDGGLYREEVMGTKGFSGIQSILYHHHPPTQISDARLLRDWTVKVEEEGANRHRHFLTRKLSPGGDPIDGRQYLLVNEDVAIGICMPTETMEYFFRNGDGDELWFVHEGEGRVETVFGTLSYRPGDYIVVPVGTTYRLVTSSERTRFLVIESTGEITIPKRYRNEYGQLMEHSPYCERDIRGPERLETHVEEGEFEVRVKARNQLHAYRCDFHPFDVVGWDGYLYPYAFSIHDFEPITGSIHQPPPVHQTFAGPNFVVCSFVPRLFDYHPEAIPVPYYHSNVHSDEVLYYVEGNFMSRRGIESGSVTLHPSGIPHGPHPGAIENSLGKDRTEELAVMVDTFRPLRVACSALAVEDPGYLKSWLPAKS; this is encoded by the coding sequence ATGCCTTTTTACCGTCGCATGGGAGAGATTCCGCACAAACGGCATGTGCAGTTCCGCAAGGATGACGGTGGGTTGTACCGTGAAGAGGTGATGGGAACCAAAGGATTTTCGGGGATTCAATCCATCTTGTATCATCACCATCCGCCCACACAGATCAGCGATGCGCGTTTGCTTCGCGATTGGACGGTTAAGGTGGAAGAAGAAGGGGCCAACCGGCACCGCCATTTTCTCACCCGAAAGCTTTCTCCCGGTGGCGATCCGATCGACGGGAGGCAATACTTGCTGGTCAATGAGGATGTGGCCATCGGTATTTGTATGCCGACAGAGACGATGGAATATTTTTTCCGGAACGGCGACGGAGATGAATTGTGGTTTGTCCATGAGGGAGAAGGGCGTGTGGAGACAGTGTTCGGCACTCTGTCCTACCGCCCCGGCGACTACATCGTCGTCCCGGTCGGCACGACATACCGGCTCGTAACGTCCAGTGAACGGACGCGTTTTTTGGTGATCGAGTCCACGGGTGAAATCACGATTCCCAAACGATACCGCAACGAGTACGGTCAATTGATGGAACACAGTCCGTATTGCGAACGGGACATTCGTGGTCCGGAGCGGCTGGAAACCCATGTGGAGGAAGGCGAATTTGAGGTGCGCGTCAAGGCGCGCAACCAACTCCATGCCTATCGCTGTGATTTCCATCCGTTTGATGTGGTGGGATGGGACGGTTATCTGTATCCGTACGCATTCAGCATTCACGATTTCGAGCCGATCACCGGATCAATTCACCAGCCCCCTCCGGTGCATCAGACGTTTGCCGGACCCAACTTTGTGGTATGTTCGTTTGTGCCGCGCCTGTTCGATTACCATCCGGAGGCGATCCCCGTTCCGTATTATCACAGCAATGTACACAGCGATGAAGTGCTATACTATGTGGAAGGCAATTTCATGAGCCGCCGCGGGATCGAGTCCGGTTCGGTCACGTTGCATCCCAGCGGCATTCCCCACGGCCCGCATCCCGGAGCGATTGAAAACAGCCTGGGTAAGGATCGGACCGAGGAGCTGGCCGTGATGGTGGATACGTTCCGGCCCCTCCGTGTGGCCTGTTCGGCGTTGGCGGTGGAAGACCCCGGCTATCTGAAGAGCTGGTTGCCCGCGAAGTCGTAG